The proteins below come from a single Leptospiraceae bacterium genomic window:
- a CDS encoding Jag N-terminal domain-containing protein, with amino-acid sequence MLGYIFEAEAKSKSEAEEITLNTLRLTDGDLRFETVDPGKSGFLGLTSKKPAIVRAYVSSKDLPAEKIIHGIVITILKKMGIDAEVVGMGDVDGKIYIELGSAESGILIGKRGATLDSLQFILNLMVDQKVRHGRKIILDIESYRDKREMSLIRLSRSIASGVAKTGRSRLLEPMNPYERRIIHMALQKDEKVFTRSEGNGTYKRVRVISSKDRHKYKDLENKNPDLPDDDDSLDA; translated from the coding sequence ATGTTAGGATATATTTTTGAAGCAGAAGCAAAATCAAAATCAGAAGCAGAGGAGATAACACTAAATACTCTAAGGCTTACCGATGGGGATTTAAGGTTTGAAACAGTTGACCCAGGAAAAAGCGGCTTTTTGGGGTTAACCTCAAAAAAACCAGCAATAGTTAGGGCATATGTTTCCTCTAAAGATTTACCAGCAGAAAAAATCATTCATGGAATTGTTATTACAATTCTTAAGAAAATGGGAATTGATGCGGAAGTAGTAGGAATGGGTGATGTAGATGGAAAAATCTACATCGAATTAGGAAGTGCAGAGTCTGGAATTTTAATTGGTAAACGTGGGGCTACTCTTGATTCTCTACAATTCATACTCAATCTTATGGTAGATCAAAAAGTTAGACACGGAAGAAAAATTATATTAGACATTGAATCTTATCGCGATAAGAGGGAAATGTCCCTTATCCGCTTGAGTCGCTCTATTGCCTCTGGCGTTGCAAAAACTGGACGTTCTAGACTTCTCGAACCAATGAATCCTTACGAACGCCGGATTATCCATATGGCATTACAAAAAGACGAAAAAGTATTTACCAGAAGTGAGGGAAACGGAACTTACAAAAGAGTTCGCGTTATTTCTTCTAAAGACAGACATAAATACAAAGACCTAGAAAATAAAAATCCAGATTTACCGGATGATGACGATAGTTTAGACGCTTAG
- the mnmE gene encoding tRNA uridine-5-carboxymethylaminomethyl(34) synthesis GTPase MnmE: MNETIAAISTGNIPSAIGIIRLSGENTLSICSKILFGKGEFFKQEYISENSRKAIYCDLVDGNNRLDQIVFVFFKNPNSYTGEDLAEFSLHGNPILLKKALQLIFREGARPAREGEFTKRAFLNGKLDLTAAEAIGRLISARSNFELELAQKNVFGEIHRLSSRVRSDLISLKAECEAEIDFSTEDLTYESKEQRKNRMVTLHELCKKVLRNAKRAESFIEQNKIVIYGEPNTGKSSLLNSLIGRERAIVSNVPGTTRDFLSESFSLGGIPLQLIDTAGVRDTEDHIEKMGIERSQNEFANANLRLFVIDVSTSIDVEKFAQIHKLKMQNSIIVANKIDIEHNSWKINKELFRTLGISLCEVSCKTKQGLEELLNSIQTHLIHIDKSDDFVLLEERNEYYFKKIQEHLEIAINLMETEAPAEIYIKEIDYALENVGLINGKVGTEEILGRIFSKFCVGK; the protein is encoded by the coding sequence GTGAATGAGACAATTGCCGCCATATCTACGGGAAATATTCCGAGTGCAATAGGTATTATCCGTCTTTCCGGAGAGAACACACTTTCGATTTGTTCGAAAATTCTCTTCGGGAAAGGAGAGTTTTTTAAGCAGGAATATATTTCCGAAAATTCTAGAAAAGCCATTTATTGCGATTTGGTAGATGGAAATAATAGACTAGACCAAATTGTATTTGTATTTTTTAAAAATCCCAATTCTTACACAGGCGAAGACCTCGCCGAATTTTCCCTTCATGGAAATCCAATTCTATTAAAAAAAGCTCTCCAACTCATTTTTAGAGAAGGGGCAAGACCTGCAAGAGAAGGTGAGTTTACCAAACGAGCATTCCTAAACGGCAAATTAGACTTAACCGCAGCAGAAGCTATTGGACGACTCATCTCGGCTCGATCTAATTTTGAATTAGAACTTGCCCAAAAAAATGTATTTGGTGAAATTCACCGGCTAAGTTCTCGTGTGCGAAGTGATCTAATTAGCCTAAAAGCAGAATGTGAAGCTGAAATTGATTTTTCTACCGAAGATTTAACCTATGAATCGAAAGAACAAAGAAAAAATCGAATGGTAACATTACATGAACTTTGTAAGAAAGTTTTACGAAATGCAAAACGAGCAGAAAGTTTTATTGAACAAAATAAAATTGTAATTTATGGGGAGCCAAATACTGGTAAGTCTAGTTTACTCAATAGCCTCATAGGTCGTGAAAGAGCAATTGTGTCTAACGTCCCAGGCACAACTAGGGATTTTCTTTCAGAGAGTTTTTCTCTGGGTGGCATTCCACTTCAACTTATTGATACGGCGGGAGTTCGAGATACGGAAGATCATATTGAAAAAATGGGAATCGAAAGAAGTCAAAATGAATTTGCCAATGCAAATCTTAGATTGTTCGTGATCGATGTTTCGACTTCCATTGATGTAGAGAAATTTGCGCAAATTCATAAATTAAAAATGCAAAATTCAATTATTGTAGCGAATAAAATTGATATCGAACACAATTCGTGGAAAATAAATAAAGAACTATTTAGAACTCTTGGAATTTCTCTTTGTGAAGTCTCTTGTAAAACAAAACAAGGACTAGAAGAACTTTTAAATTCAATCCAGACTCATTTAATCCATATAGACAAATCAGACGACTTTGTACTTTTGGAAGAAAGGAACGAGTATTATTTTAAAAAAATCCAGGAACATTTAGAAATAGCGATAAATCTGATGGAGACAGAAGCTCCTGCAGAAATCTATATCAAAGAGATAGATTACGCTTTGGAAAATGTAGGTTTGATAAATGGAAAAGTGGGAACAGAAGAAATACTCGGAAGAATTTTTAGTAAGTTTTGTGTAGGGAAGTAA
- a CDS encoding malate dehydrogenase: MEEDYKQKALAYHRAHPRGKTGIVSTKPTEDAIDLALAYSPGVAYPCLEIERDPDLAYEYTNRGNLLGIISNGTSILGLGDIGAIAGKPVMEGKSVLFKNFAGIDVFDIELNTKDPDEFIRAVKMMEPTFGGINLEDIKAPECFYIEEKLIEIMDIPVFHDDQHGTAIITCAAVSNYLLLANKKAQDVVIVINGAGAAAVAIAKLIIHLGIDKEKIFLVDSKGVISKKRNDLNSMKLEFVRDTNAETLSDIMKDADIFIGVSKKDQVTKQMVKSMAKDPLILAMANPDPEISYPEAISVRSDLIMGTGRSDFPNQVNNLLGFPYIFRGALDMRARRITLEMKLAAVYSLAELARQEVPEYVSAKYAGEKFQFGKNYIIPKPFDPRVYYRVSTAVAEAAHNSGVARIAFPGKDAYKIHLDKYMPIKVKNSGNFNHNGLSEKQILETVPLMN; encoded by the coding sequence ATGGAAGAAGATTATAAGCAAAAAGCTTTAGCATATCATAGAGCGCATCCGCGCGGCAAAACAGGAATTGTCTCAACGAAACCTACAGAGGACGCTATTGACTTAGCACTTGCTTATTCTCCCGGGGTGGCTTACCCTTGTTTAGAAATCGAGAGAGATCCCGATCTTGCATATGAATACACGAATCGTGGGAATCTACTCGGTATTATCTCCAATGGAACGTCCATACTTGGATTGGGTGATATTGGGGCTATTGCTGGTAAACCGGTGATGGAAGGGAAATCAGTTCTATTTAAAAATTTTGCAGGGATTGATGTATTTGATATTGAATTAAATACAAAAGACCCAGATGAATTTATTCGTGCAGTAAAAATGATGGAGCCAACATTCGGTGGAATAAATCTAGAAGACATAAAAGCTCCTGAATGTTTTTATATCGAAGAAAAATTAATTGAGATTATGGATATTCCTGTTTTTCATGATGACCAACATGGAACTGCAATTATCACATGCGCGGCTGTTAGCAACTACTTGTTGTTAGCCAATAAAAAAGCGCAGGACGTAGTAATTGTAATTAATGGAGCAGGGGCAGCGGCAGTCGCCATTGCAAAGCTTATAATTCACCTTGGGATTGATAAAGAAAAAATATTCCTTGTTGATTCAAAGGGAGTAATTTCTAAAAAGCGAAATGATCTTAATTCTATGAAATTAGAATTTGTAAGAGATACAAACGCCGAGACTCTTTCGGATATAATGAAAGATGCTGATATATTTATCGGAGTTTCTAAAAAAGATCAAGTGACTAAACAAATGGTAAAGTCAATGGCAAAAGATCCATTGATCTTAGCAATGGCAAACCCTGATCCTGAGATATCTTATCCTGAAGCTATTTCTGTTCGCTCTGACTTAATTATGGGAACAGGTAGAAGTGATTTTCCAAACCAAGTTAATAATCTTCTCGGATTCCCTTATATTTTTCGAGGTGCATTAGATATGCGGGCAAGACGTATTACCCTCGAAATGAAACTTGCAGCAGTTTATTCACTAGCTGAACTTGCAAGACAAGAAGTACCTGAATATGTTTCTGCAAAATATGCCGGTGAAAAATTCCAATTTGGTAAGAATTACATTATTCCTAAACCTTTTGACCCTAGAGTTTACTATCGCGTATCCACAGCAGTTGCAGAAGCCGCTCATAATAGCGGAGTAGCTAGGATTGCATTTCCAGGAAAGGATGCGTATAAAATTCATTTAGATAAATATATGCCAATCAAAGTTAAAAACTCAGGAAATTTTAATCATAATGGGTTGAGTGAAAAACAAATTCTTGAAACAGTTCCTTTAATGAATTAG
- a CDS encoding ATP-dependent Clp protease adaptor ClpS gives MPITEEETEVSTRIDNIYDHKVILFNDDVNPFDHVEECLMKICFKSKNDAKRIALEAHNKGKAICYDGSIEACETVAAKMGEEGLTVSVV, from the coding sequence ATGCCGATTACCGAAGAAGAAACAGAAGTCAGCACTCGGATCGATAACATTTACGATCACAAAGTCATTCTATTTAATGATGATGTGAACCCGTTTGATCATGTCGAAGAGTGTTTAATGAAAATTTGTTTTAAATCAAAAAATGATGCCAAACGAATTGCTCTCGAAGCGCATAATAAAGGTAAGGCGATTTGTTATGACGGGAGTATAGAAGCATGTGAAACTGTCGCTGCAAAAATGGGAGAAGAGGGGTTAACCGTAAGTGTTGTGTAA
- a CDS encoding immunity 26/phosphotriesterase HocA family protein: MKRQQRTVGAIVKVPLEGGYFTYARILKTKFAFYDFRTKTDVEDLQKIISKPILFITGVNDYALTKGLWLKVGKLPLDDSLLNLPPQFIQDALNPDKFFIVEKGVRRPASKEECRGLERVAVWTPDGIQKRLNDHYAGRKNKSVEADKNLEVLYRPQKVKVA; the protein is encoded by the coding sequence ATGAAAAGGCAACAAAGAACTGTGGGTGCGATTGTGAAAGTTCCACTTGAAGGCGGCTACTTTACTTATGCCAGGATTTTGAAAACAAAATTTGCCTTTTATGATTTTCGAACAAAAACAGATGTAGAAGACCTACAAAAAATTATTTCTAAGCCTATTCTTTTTATTACAGGAGTCAATGACTATGCGTTAACAAAGGGCCTTTGGCTAAAAGTGGGTAAACTTCCATTAGACGATTCACTCCTAAACCTACCACCGCAATTTATACAGGATGCACTAAATCCTGACAAGTTTTTTATCGTCGAAAAAGGTGTTCGTCGCCCTGCATCCAAAGAAGAATGCAGAGGCTTAGAAAGAGTAGCCGTTTGGACACCGGATGGTATTCAAAAAAGATTGAACGATCATTATGCAGGTCGTAAAAACAAATCAGTTGAAGCAGATAAAAATCTGGAAGTTCTTTACAGACCACAAAAAGTAAAAGTAGCTTAG
- a CDS encoding IS3 family transposase, whose product MDKKLSFKIGRDWLFSLMNEYGLAIKKKKRSIKTTNSRHKFPIYRNEIKDLPTNFPGFIIVSDITYISTLEGNLYLSLLTERNTKKILGYNIGESLIVEESIKALEIALKMLPKTHHEIVYHHSDRGSQYCCYDYVNILKSQNIRISMTEDNHCYENAVAERVNGILKDEFLLDKFPSKELARKSIKQSIKIYNESRLHQTIDYLTPDEAYYKKWSTYFRN is encoded by the coding sequence ATGGATAAGAAACTCTCATTTAAGATAGGCAGGGATTGGCTCTTTTCGCTTATGAACGAATATGGATTAGCCATCAAAAAGAAAAAGCGATCAATAAAAACTACAAATTCCCGTCATAAATTTCCAATCTATAGAAATGAAATAAAAGATTTGCCTACCAATTTTCCGGGATTCATTATAGTTTCGGATATTACATATATATCTACACTTGAGGGTAATCTATATTTGTCGTTACTTACAGAAAGGAATACAAAGAAAATACTCGGTTACAACATTGGAGAAAGCCTGATCGTAGAAGAGTCAATTAAGGCACTTGAGATTGCACTCAAAATGCTACCTAAAACGCATCATGAAATAGTGTATCATCATTCCGATCGTGGTTCGCAGTATTGCTGCTATGATTACGTGAATATTCTTAAATCGCAAAATATTCGTATAAGCATGACAGAGGATAATCACTGTTATGAAAACGCCGTTGCTGAAAGGGTGAATGGAATTTTGAAGGATGAATTTCTATTAGATAAATTTCCTTCTAAGGAATTGGCTCGCAAGTCAATTAAACAAAGTATCAAAATATACAATGAATCAAGACTCCACCAAACAATTGATTACCTAACTCCAGATGAAGCTTACTATAAAAAATGGTCTACTTATTTTAGGAATTGA
- a CDS encoding transposase, which produces MEKKVSPTYIRYSEAFQKKVVEEIRQGKFTMEGARKFYDISGSSTVRKWLKKWGTKSDLARKVVIQMPNEVEERKKLKEEIKKLKIALADSVMKNQVYETLIEVVDEHYNTDVKKTFQ; this is translated from the coding sequence ATGGAAAAAAAAGTAAGTCCGACATATATTCGATATAGCGAAGCTTTTCAGAAAAAAGTGGTAGAAGAAATCAGGCAAGGAAAGTTTACGATGGAAGGAGCTAGAAAGTTTTACGACATTTCAGGCTCATCGACTGTGAGAAAGTGGTTGAAGAAATGGGGAACGAAAAGTGATTTAGCAAGAAAGGTGGTGATACAGATGCCGAATGAAGTAGAAGAACGAAAAAAGTTGAAAGAAGAGATCAAGAAGTTGAAGATAGCATTAGCAGATTCAGTAATGAAAAATCAAGTATATGAGACTTTGATAGAAGTTGTGGATGAGCATTACAATACGGACGTAAAAAAAACTTTTCAGTAA